From Salinibacter grassmerensis, the proteins below share one genomic window:
- a CDS encoding putative LPS assembly protein LptD, which yields MLRSFRPDRLTVGLGALLLLVLLARPSTAQNRRSVPDSARQSQRPSASGAARPTAGSEDAAGVEFAASDSLVIVTPRDSTDHGTLHGQAQMSYQGATLKAGTIEMNLETSVLEAFGSPSDTAQTRPTFERSGGQQGGGRGGGQSFTGETLSYSLRTKRGRVVTARTQQQDGYVQGDAVKVFEDSTLFVQEGRYTTCDCPPGETPSYSLRSNQMKVDGEWVYTGPIHLYLFDIPTPLWLPFGFLPNVSGRRSGPLAPNYGQDREKGLFLRNWGWYFAMNAYTDLQLQASVWSKGSFEINPIFRYSKRYNYDGSVDLTYRRTQIGEEEDPDFTNRHRGQLKWRHSQDLSPTASIRGDINLATSTNFARRNSNNYNDAVSQEISSNLRYSKSWPGSGKNLSLSANQRQQLQSGEVSMTLPSLNFSQRSFKPFEVEQAVGDDRWFEKITTSYDLSVDNSYSFSPRDVDQLREQGDSLEADRVSDIAWYEALVDREKYRTATGDDEQFDFSATHQIPVSASFRVNRYNLGLSPNFRYNSDWRISTLRQVVDRDTTEEDTTRTTEERRVQGFYARRDFSTGVSVNTELYGLFPIGIGPFQGLRHRVSPSLSFSYSPNFNAPFWGRTRQLRYANGDPVLNDDGDPVRYDILNGNRVRGSNEQRTLSFRLDNELETKQVRVDSTGETDEEKIKLLDFDLDTSYNFTADAFKLSDIGLRARTSIRDFSVRSSMTFSPYALRPTGSDDGRRLRRVDRYMFAESPLTPVRLTRFSLNLSSSFDGDGGGSGVGTRPGLQSGRRGTTGRPGPRRPEQGRSAGGSRSRQEGSTSGPRPQQGYLGTDIPWTLSFDFNYSFRKPRKQVEGQTATLNTQFSLDVTPRWSLEGRTGYDFVRNELATTSINLNRDIGRCRCWVMSFSWVPFGSRQSYSFSLQVKSGQLSQLLRLQIPNSGQDGPLGGFGNRLRNTAGSVAGGGAPGSSFP from the coding sequence GTGCTTCGCTCCTTCCGACCGGACCGATTGACCGTTGGGCTCGGGGCCCTGCTCCTGCTCGTCCTCCTGGCCCGTCCGAGCACCGCCCAGAACCGCCGCTCCGTCCCCGACTCGGCCCGCCAGTCTCAACGACCGTCCGCGTCGGGGGCGGCCCGTCCAACTGCCGGCTCCGAGGACGCTGCCGGCGTGGAGTTCGCCGCGTCGGACTCGCTGGTCATCGTCACGCCCCGAGACTCGACGGACCATGGAACCCTCCACGGACAGGCGCAGATGTCGTACCAGGGCGCGACCCTGAAGGCGGGCACCATCGAGATGAATCTCGAGACGAGCGTCCTCGAAGCATTCGGCTCCCCCTCCGACACCGCACAGACGCGCCCGACGTTTGAGCGGTCCGGGGGCCAACAGGGGGGCGGCCGGGGCGGCGGCCAGTCGTTCACCGGAGAGACCCTCTCCTACAGCCTCCGCACCAAACGAGGCCGGGTCGTGACGGCCCGCACGCAGCAGCAGGACGGCTACGTGCAGGGCGATGCCGTAAAGGTCTTCGAGGACAGCACCCTATTCGTGCAGGAGGGCAGGTACACGACCTGTGACTGCCCCCCCGGCGAGACCCCGTCCTACTCACTGCGCTCGAATCAGATGAAGGTGGACGGGGAATGGGTTTACACCGGCCCCATTCACCTGTACCTGTTTGACATCCCCACCCCCTTGTGGCTTCCGTTCGGGTTTTTGCCCAACGTGTCGGGCCGCCGGAGCGGCCCCCTGGCGCCGAACTACGGCCAGGACCGGGAAAAAGGGCTCTTTCTCCGCAACTGGGGCTGGTACTTCGCGATGAACGCCTACACGGACCTGCAGCTTCAGGCCAGCGTCTGGTCGAAGGGGAGCTTCGAGATCAACCCCATATTCCGGTATAGCAAGCGGTACAACTACGACGGGAGCGTAGACCTCACCTACCGTCGCACCCAAATTGGGGAGGAGGAGGACCCCGACTTCACCAACCGGCACCGGGGGCAGCTCAAGTGGCGACACAGCCAGGACCTCTCCCCCACCGCGTCCATCCGCGGCGACATTAACCTGGCCACCTCCACGAACTTCGCGCGCCGCAACAGCAACAACTACAACGACGCCGTCAGTCAGGAAATTTCGTCGAACCTGCGCTACAGCAAAAGCTGGCCCGGAAGCGGAAAAAACCTAAGCCTCAGTGCCAACCAGCGGCAGCAGCTTCAGAGCGGGGAGGTGTCCATGACCCTCCCCAGCCTGAACTTCTCGCAGCGCTCGTTCAAGCCCTTTGAGGTAGAACAGGCGGTGGGCGACGACCGGTGGTTCGAAAAGATCACGACCTCCTACGACCTGTCGGTCGACAACAGCTACTCCTTCTCCCCGCGAGACGTCGATCAGCTCCGCGAGCAGGGGGACTCCCTGGAGGCGGATCGGGTTTCCGACATCGCCTGGTATGAGGCGCTCGTAGACCGGGAAAAGTATCGGACCGCCACCGGCGATGATGAGCAGTTCGACTTTAGCGCGACGCACCAGATTCCGGTGAGTGCCTCCTTCCGGGTCAACCGCTATAACCTCGGCCTCAGCCCCAATTTTCGCTACAACTCGGACTGGCGCATCAGCACCCTCCGCCAGGTCGTCGATCGCGACACGACCGAAGAGGACACCACCCGTACCACGGAGGAACGGCGGGTTCAGGGCTTTTACGCCCGGCGGGACTTCTCAACGGGCGTCTCGGTCAACACGGAGCTGTACGGCCTTTTCCCGATCGGGATTGGCCCTTTTCAGGGCCTTCGCCACCGGGTGTCTCCCTCCCTCTCGTTCAGCTACAGTCCCAACTTCAACGCGCCCTTTTGGGGGCGGACACGCCAGCTCCGCTACGCGAACGGAGACCCTGTGCTCAACGACGACGGGGATCCCGTCCGGTACGACATTCTCAACGGAAACCGGGTGCGCGGGAGCAACGAGCAGCGCACCTTGAGCTTTCGGCTCGACAACGAGCTCGAGACGAAACAGGTACGCGTCGACTCGACCGGGGAGACGGACGAGGAGAAGATTAAGCTGCTGGACTTCGACCTGGATACCTCCTACAACTTCACGGCCGACGCCTTCAAGCTCAGTGACATTGGCCTCCGGGCCCGCACCTCGATCCGCGACTTTAGCGTCCGGTCGTCCATGACTTTTTCCCCGTACGCACTCCGTCCTACCGGGAGCGACGACGGCCGCCGTCTCCGGCGCGTCGACCGCTACATGTTCGCAGAAAGCCCGCTCACACCGGTCCGTCTTACCCGCTTCAGCCTCAACCTTAGCAGCTCGTTCGATGGAGACGGCGGCGGCAGCGGGGTTGGCACTCGTCCGGGCCTGCAGTCGGGCAGAAGAGGAACCACAGGCCGCCCCGGGCCACGACGCCCCGAGCAGGGCCGCTCGGCGGGCGGCTCCCGCTCTCGGCAGGAAGGTAGTACCTCCGGGCCCCGTCCTCAACAGGGCTACCTCGGCACGGATATTCCCTGGACGCTGAGCTTCGACTTCAACTACAGCTTCCGCAAGCCGCGGAAGCAGGTTGAGGGCCAGACGGCAACGCTCAACACCCAGTTCAGCCTTGACGTCACCCCGCGGTGGTCCTTGGAGGGGCGGACGGGCTACGACTTTGTCCGGAACGAACTGGCCACCACGAGCATCAACCTCAACCGCGACATCGGGCGCTGCCGGTGTTGGGTGATGTCCTTCAGCTGGGTGCCCTTCGGGTCGCGCCAGTCATACAGCTTCAGCCTCCAGGTCAAGAGCGGGCAGCTGTCCCAGTTGCTCCGGCTCCAGATTCCAAACTCGGGTCAGGATGGCCCGCTGGGTGGCTTCGGAAACCGTCTCCGCAACACGGCGGGCAGTGTTGCCGGGGGAGGAGCACCCGGCAGCTCCTTCCCGTGA
- a CDS encoding ROK family protein, with protein sequence MSSYAVGVDIGGTNLKAALADHEEGLLEQTQRPTKAQKGPEHVKSQITALVADLIDAAPSDAVAGIGIGAPGAVNWDRTTVSHPPNIEGWESVNLRSALQSRLDSSLPVIVENDANVAALGSAFHGAGRHVDSFIMITLGTGVGGGIIYQNKIFRGSTGGAGEIGHMTVDYEGPFANTGVGGAIEGYLGQKFLTRHARDRIINYPESSVRDLVGGDLEQMSPRILHEAATQGDEFAQDMLAWAGHKLGCVLGSAVNLLDIRTIVVGGGVSAAGDYILDPARDVLPRFVTPGLRDDLQIHREDLGNEASLLGAARLAFEGKDAQVGTR encoded by the coding sequence ATGAGCTCGTACGCCGTTGGGGTTGACATTGGGGGGACGAACCTGAAGGCCGCCCTCGCCGACCACGAGGAGGGCCTGCTTGAACAAACCCAACGCCCTACGAAGGCCCAGAAGGGACCCGAGCACGTCAAGTCCCAGATTACGGCCCTCGTCGCGGACCTGATCGACGCGGCCCCGTCGGACGCCGTGGCGGGCATTGGCATTGGTGCGCCCGGTGCCGTGAACTGGGACCGCACGACGGTGTCTCACCCCCCCAATATCGAAGGCTGGGAGTCCGTAAATCTACGCTCGGCCCTCCAGTCGCGATTGGACAGCTCCCTCCCCGTCATCGTGGAGAACGACGCAAACGTGGCGGCCCTCGGGTCTGCCTTCCACGGGGCCGGCCGGCACGTCGACTCGTTCATCATGATCACCCTCGGCACCGGCGTGGGTGGGGGCATTATATACCAGAACAAAATCTTTCGGGGAAGCACCGGCGGGGCGGGCGAGATCGGACACATGACGGTCGACTACGAAGGGCCGTTCGCAAACACGGGCGTGGGTGGGGCCATCGAAGGATACCTCGGCCAGAAGTTCTTGACCCGTCACGCCCGCGACCGGATCATCAACTACCCCGAGAGCAGCGTCCGGGACCTCGTGGGGGGCGACCTGGAGCAAATGTCGCCCCGCATTCTGCACGAAGCGGCGACGCAGGGCGACGAGTTTGCACAGGACATGCTGGCATGGGCCGGCCACAAGCTCGGGTGCGTGCTCGGCTCCGCCGTAAATCTTCTAGACATTCGAACCATTGTGGTGGGCGGGGGCGTTTCTGCGGCCGGAGATTACATCCTTGATCCTGCCCGCGATGTCCTCCCCCGCTTTGTCACGCCGGGCCTTCGGGACGACCTCCAGATTCACCGAGAAGACCTCGGGAACGAGGCCAGCCTTCTCGGGGCGGCCCGCCTCGCCTTTGAGGGTAAGGACGCCCAGGTTGGAACTCGATAG
- a CDS encoding FtsB family cell division protein has translation MPDSTFSGRRVRWGIGLLVGGMLIWVAFFDSHSLWQRYRWHQELEATTQENTDLRAKIERLRSQLDRPLSDSVVERIAREEYGMKRPGETIYRVEPGE, from the coding sequence ATGCCCGACTCCACGTTCTCCGGTCGTCGCGTGCGGTGGGGAATCGGCCTCCTGGTGGGTGGCATGCTCATCTGGGTCGCGTTCTTCGACAGCCACAGCCTCTGGCAGCGATACCGCTGGCACCAGGAGCTGGAGGCTACCACCCAGGAGAACACCGACCTCCGTGCCAAGATCGAGCGCCTCCGTTCTCAGCTCGACCGCCCCTTGTCGGATAGTGTCGTGGAACGGATCGCCCGTGAGGAATACGGCATGAAGCGACCCGGCGAAACCATCTACCGCGTCGAGCCCGGCGAGTGA
- the eno gene encoding phosphopyruvate hydratase, with amino-acid sequence MASIQRVTARQILDSRGTPTVEVDVTTEEGVLGRAAVPSGASTGAYEAVELRDGDADRYHGQGVLQAVGHVNDAVADALHGMSALEQVAIDDALQALDGTEDKSNLGANAILGASLAAAKAGAATLGVPLYRHLGRATARTLPVPLMNILNGGEHADNNVDMQEFMIAPAGATSFSEALRTGAEVFHTLESVLQDRDYSTAVGDEGGFAPDLGSNEEAVELILDAIEKAGYTAGSDVFVALDPAAAEMVEDEAYVFWKSDPDTERSSEDMVEYWAEWVDQYPILSIEDAMDEDDWDGWAMLTDAIGDEVQLVGDDLFVTNTERLSRGIEEECGNSILIKPNQIGTLTETLNAIETAHKHGFTAIISHRSGETEDTTIADLAVATETGQIKTGSASRSDRVAKYNQLLRIEEQLGATAQYPGLDAFPLTN; translated from the coding sequence ATGGCTTCGATTCAACGTGTCACTGCCCGCCAGATTCTCGACAGCCGCGGCACCCCCACGGTCGAGGTCGACGTCACGACCGAGGAGGGCGTGCTTGGCCGTGCGGCCGTTCCGAGCGGGGCGTCGACCGGCGCGTACGAGGCCGTTGAGCTGCGCGACGGGGACGCCGACCGGTACCACGGTCAGGGTGTGCTCCAGGCCGTGGGCCACGTCAATGACGCGGTTGCCGACGCGCTGCACGGCATGAGCGCCCTTGAGCAGGTGGCGATCGACGATGCGCTCCAAGCCCTCGACGGCACAGAAGACAAGTCGAACCTGGGGGCAAATGCCATCCTCGGGGCCTCCCTCGCCGCCGCGAAAGCCGGTGCCGCCACCCTGGGCGTGCCACTGTACCGCCACCTGGGACGGGCCACTGCGCGCACCCTTCCGGTACCGCTCATGAACATCCTCAACGGGGGCGAGCACGCCGACAATAATGTAGACATGCAGGAGTTCATGATTGCCCCAGCGGGGGCGACGTCTTTCTCCGAGGCCCTCCGCACCGGCGCAGAAGTCTTTCACACTCTCGAGTCGGTGCTCCAGGACCGCGACTACAGCACCGCCGTGGGGGACGAGGGCGGCTTTGCGCCCGACCTCGGCTCGAACGAGGAGGCCGTGGAGCTCATTCTCGACGCCATCGAGAAGGCGGGGTACACCGCGGGCTCGGACGTCTTCGTGGCCCTCGACCCCGCCGCCGCCGAAATGGTCGAGGACGAGGCGTACGTCTTCTGGAAGAGCGACCCGGACACCGAGCGGTCGTCGGAGGACATGGTCGAGTACTGGGCCGAGTGGGTCGATCAGTACCCCATTCTCTCGATCGAGGACGCCATGGACGAGGACGACTGGGACGGCTGGGCCATGCTGACCGACGCGATTGGGGACGAGGTCCAGCTCGTGGGCGACGACCTGTTCGTCACAAACACGGAGCGCCTCTCGCGGGGCATCGAGGAGGAATGTGGCAACTCCATCCTGATCAAGCCCAATCAGATTGGGACGCTGACCGAGACGCTCAACGCCATCGAGACGGCCCACAAGCACGGGTTCACGGCGATCATCAGCCACCGGTCCGGCGAGACCGAGGACACGACGATTGCCGACCTGGCCGTGGCCACCGAGACGGGCCAGATCAAGACCGGCTCGGCCAGCCGGAGCGACCGGGTGGCCAAGTACAACCAGTTGCTCCGAATTGAAGAGCAGTTGGGAGCGACGGCCCAGTATCCTGGCCTCGACGCCTTCCCCCTCACGAACTAA
- a CDS encoding tetratricopeptide repeat protein, translating into MLQSAPVLRLQSFVIGALCAGLALFVAVPPASAQDSEPSKREKLMHYSLYYENYKNDNFESARSDLLWILDNAPGVPDGDDDNYRRVIRLYEGLAEQATEEDVRKAYLDTAATYLASASENIEQYGLEYTPYKWERRKGRFLEKHQGSLPDGVEGLDTPTTHYRRAFELAPKELDPYYIQQVLRSHLDNNDLQKALDFANTVESKRGDDEEVAGMISSIREDVFGKNPQAKIAYLEEQVEQSPDSTQLLTELFDAYNQQGNVQKASKLSKRLIKMEPSAETVRQIAQMRLEDGRPEAALQAYKRAETQGAELKAEDHFNRGTAYQKMEQFPQARQAYQKAIDTKDGFGRAYIAIGDLYASAVNQCSGNEMARNDKAVYWAAVDKYRQAKEVDSSISSVADSKIQTYRGVFPTKEDIFYREDWESGASFTIDYGCYSWIGESTSVRSAPSSG; encoded by the coding sequence ATGCTTCAATCTGCCCCCGTTCTCCGATTACAGTCCTTCGTCATCGGCGCTCTCTGCGCAGGGCTTGCCCTCTTTGTAGCGGTTCCGCCGGCCTCGGCCCAGGACAGCGAGCCGAGCAAGCGGGAGAAGCTGATGCACTACAGCCTCTACTACGAGAATTACAAGAACGACAACTTCGAGAGCGCGCGGAGCGATTTGCTCTGGATCCTCGACAACGCCCCTGGCGTCCCCGACGGCGATGACGACAACTACCGCCGAGTGATTCGTCTCTACGAAGGGCTCGCCGAGCAGGCTACGGAGGAGGACGTCCGGAAGGCATACCTAGACACCGCGGCGACGTACCTGGCCTCCGCCTCGGAAAACATCGAGCAGTACGGCCTCGAGTATACGCCGTACAAGTGGGAGCGGCGCAAAGGGCGGTTCCTTGAAAAGCATCAGGGGTCTCTTCCGGACGGGGTTGAGGGGCTCGACACGCCGACGACACACTACCGACGGGCCTTTGAGCTTGCCCCGAAGGAGCTGGACCCCTACTACATCCAGCAGGTACTGCGGTCGCACCTCGACAACAACGACCTTCAGAAGGCCCTCGACTTCGCCAACACCGTTGAGTCGAAGCGGGGCGACGACGAGGAGGTGGCCGGGATGATTAGCTCGATCCGTGAGGATGTATTCGGCAAAAACCCGCAGGCCAAGATCGCATATTTGGAGGAGCAGGTTGAGCAGAGCCCGGATAGCACCCAGTTGCTCACGGAGCTCTTCGACGCGTACAACCAGCAGGGCAACGTCCAGAAGGCCTCAAAGCTTTCGAAGCGGCTGATCAAGATGGAGCCGTCGGCCGAGACGGTCCGGCAGATCGCGCAGATGCGCCTCGAGGACGGGCGGCCGGAGGCCGCGCTTCAGGCGTACAAGCGGGCGGAGACGCAAGGGGCTGAGCTGAAGGCCGAGGATCACTTCAACCGAGGCACAGCCTACCAGAAGATGGAGCAGTTCCCCCAGGCCCGCCAAGCCTACCAGAAGGCCATCGACACGAAGGACGGCTTTGGACGAGCCTACATTGCCATCGGGGACCTGTACGCGAGTGCTGTGAACCAGTGCAGTGGAAACGAGATGGCCCGGAACGACAAGGCCGTGTACTGGGCCGCCGTGGACAAGTACCGGCAGGCCAAGGAGGTCGACTCTTCTATCTCCTCCGTCGCGGACAGTAAGATTCAGACGTACCGGGGGGTCTTCCCGACCAAGGAAGACATCTTCTACCGCGAGGACTGGGAGAGCGGAGCGTCGTTCACAATCGACTACGGATGCTACTCGTGGATCGGCGAGTCGACCTCCGTCCGGTCGGCCCCTTCGTCGGGTTGA
- a CDS encoding outer membrane protein transport protein, translating to MRIPRLPHFLAWGACAAFILLGSTSAAHAQSNGEGTIYSRFGMGTLVEFSSSQSDAMGGGGYALRSLNYNPDANPALWSDQVFTRLSGSAAYRSTNAEDGQGNSGRLSSGNVQALQFNFPLYQRSLGVGVSFQPYSRSNYNATRTGQEPIGPRQDAEARYETSFSGSGGLHRLRGGLGYRVNDMLSVGATADLLFGTLERRRRTTWTNTQALRNTIVSDGVQLSGLTSTLGGHLALADVFAEDDAFSVGASVTLPANLSGERYRTLDEDLARDTLSTERGDVTLPWKGRLGLSYQPNARWTFVLDGAFDPWSTFSSDFPTGASEGSPARFPAGGTGTLADRWRLSTGAEVVPAGDDQLSGYFAQVAYRFGGYAEQMYVRPDQETTLHELGITAGISLPTSLSGTRIDLNTIAGTRGTTTNSLVRDRFFGVSLHVNFGERWFQRRKLR from the coding sequence ATGCGAATACCACGACTCCCGCACTTCCTCGCCTGGGGCGCCTGCGCCGCCTTCATCCTCCTGGGTTCTACCTCTGCCGCGCACGCTCAGTCCAACGGCGAGGGCACGATCTATTCCCGGTTCGGGATGGGCACTCTAGTCGAGTTTTCCTCGTCTCAGAGCGACGCGATGGGGGGTGGCGGCTACGCGCTTCGCTCCCTCAATTACAATCCCGACGCCAACCCGGCCCTCTGGAGCGACCAGGTGTTCACCCGCCTGTCCGGAAGCGCCGCCTACCGCTCTACCAACGCGGAGGACGGCCAGGGCAACTCCGGGCGGCTCAGCTCCGGCAACGTACAGGCCCTTCAGTTCAACTTCCCGCTCTACCAGCGCTCCTTGGGCGTCGGCGTCTCCTTCCAGCCGTATTCCCGCTCCAACTACAACGCCACCCGAACGGGGCAAGAACCAATTGGTCCTCGTCAGGACGCGGAGGCAAGATACGAGACTTCTTTCTCCGGGTCCGGTGGTCTTCACCGACTGCGGGGCGGGCTGGGGTACCGGGTCAATGACATGCTGAGCGTTGGGGCCACCGCCGACCTCCTGTTCGGCACCCTCGAACGTCGGCGGCGCACGACGTGGACGAACACCCAAGCCCTCCGCAACACCATCGTCTCCGACGGCGTGCAGCTCTCCGGCCTAACCAGTACGCTTGGCGGCCACCTCGCCCTGGCCGACGTGTTCGCCGAGGACGACGCCTTCTCCGTCGGGGCCTCCGTAACCCTTCCGGCCAACCTCTCGGGCGAGCGGTACCGTACCCTCGACGAGGATCTCGCCCGAGACACCCTGTCCACCGAGCGGGGAGACGTCACGCTGCCCTGGAAAGGCCGCCTGGGACTCTCTTACCAGCCCAACGCCCGCTGGACGTTCGTCCTTGACGGGGCCTTCGATCCCTGGAGCACCTTTTCGAGTGATTTCCCTACCGGAGCCTCCGAGGGATCCCCGGCCCGCTTTCCGGCCGGCGGCACGGGCACCCTCGCGGACCGATGGCGCCTCTCTACGGGGGCCGAAGTGGTGCCTGCCGGCGACGATCAGTTGTCTGGGTACTTTGCCCAGGTGGCCTACCGCTTTGGGGGATACGCCGAGCAGATGTACGTGCGCCCGGATCAAGAAACGACGCTCCATGAACTTGGCATCACCGCGGGCATCAGTCTCCCCACCTCCCTCTCTGGCACGCGAATTGACTTGAATACGATTGCCGGAACGCGAGGGACGACCACCAACTCCCTCGTCCGCGACCGGTTCTTCGGGGTCTCCCTCCACGTGAACTTCGGAGAACGTTGGTTCCAGCGGCGCAAGCTCCGGTAG
- a CDS encoding glycogen/starch synthase: MASSYRLLYVAEALAPFTERSPLANLTRSLPEQVQKAGDFEVRIMMPCYGDISERKHSLHEVIRLSDTDVPMGADTESVSVKVASVPDAQLQVYFMDHEGYFGRSGRATDGDGNTFDDNADRALFFNRSVLETLRELRWGPDLVHGFGWISGLLPTLLSTTYADDDLLGGTKSVFTPGGQAPETTLQASFADAMDLPIDGNAGATLSEVGRVHADATILPPNGTLANGTQAEDVSIFQADTEPRTEQTVALYDQMLGEVPA; encoded by the coding sequence ATGGCCTCCTCATACCGTCTCCTGTACGTCGCCGAAGCGCTCGCTCCGTTTACTGAGCGTTCACCACTCGCCAATCTTACCCGGTCGCTTCCCGAGCAGGTGCAAAAAGCTGGGGACTTCGAAGTACGAATCATGATGCCCTGCTACGGGGACATCAGCGAGCGAAAGCACAGCCTCCACGAGGTCATTCGTCTCTCCGACACAGACGTACCGATGGGGGCGGACACCGAGTCGGTTTCCGTGAAGGTGGCTTCGGTACCGGACGCGCAGTTGCAGGTCTACTTCATGGACCACGAGGGCTACTTCGGCCGATCGGGACGCGCGACCGATGGCGATGGCAACACCTTCGACGACAACGCAGACCGGGCATTATTCTTTAATCGCTCCGTGCTAGAGACGCTGCGGGAACTGCGCTGGGGCCCGGACCTCGTCCATGGCTTCGGGTGGATCAGCGGACTCCTTCCGACGCTACTCTCCACCACCTACGCGGACGACGATCTGCTGGGCGGCACGAAGTCTGTCTTCACGCCCGGAGGGCAGGCGCCGGAAACGACCCTCCAGGCTTCGTTTGCCGACGCGATGGACCTTCCAATCGACGGCAACGCCGGGGCGACGCTCTCAGAGGTCGGCCGCGTCCACGCGGACGCCACAATCCTTCCGCCGAACGGAACGTTGGCGAACGGCACGCAGGCTGAGGACGTCTCGATATTTCAGGCCGACACTGAACCGCGCACCGAGCAAACGGTGGCGCTCTACGATCAAATGCTCGGTGAAGTCCCTGCGTAG
- a CDS encoding DUF4097 domain-containing protein: MSPPVVLWSAVFGLMLGLVGVTGAAGQSSSLDPVQDTIRLAPDGAVEIDDTYKGSITVTTWERDQVAYRIAPASSEDSMVVSNAIVRRTDQGVSIDQDGTSWSIRIPGLLRISPSGGGNLAARYHVTMPKTATLEIDDYASTIDVSDVEANVEINTHEGVVVVDSTDGMLNLGTHEGRITATGIRGGVALDTHSGNASVAFEDFSASSTAETHSGTLRFSLPAKTGFVLRTDLDSTDLTIDEAFGSPSTEDEGRAFNGGGPTLTLDAPPEAVTVRPLEAYEGSEQR, translated from the coding sequence ATGTCTCCCCCCGTCGTTCTATGGAGCGCCGTCTTCGGGCTCATGCTCGGCCTCGTCGGCGTCACAGGTGCTGCCGGACAGTCTTCATCTCTGGACCCCGTACAAGACACAATCCGCCTCGCCCCCGACGGGGCTGTTGAGATCGACGACACCTACAAAGGAAGCATCACCGTCACGACGTGGGAACGCGACCAAGTCGCCTACAGGATTGCCCCGGCAAGTAGCGAAGACTCGATGGTGGTGTCGAACGCCATCGTCCGTCGGACCGATCAAGGCGTCTCGATCGACCAGGACGGCACCTCTTGGTCGATTCGCATTCCGGGGCTCCTCCGCATCTCTCCGAGCGGGGGAGGCAATTTGGCCGCCCGCTACCACGTCACGATGCCGAAAACGGCCACGTTAGAGATTGACGACTATGCCTCCACCATCGACGTCTCTGACGTGGAGGCCAACGTGGAGATCAATACCCACGAGGGCGTCGTGGTGGTCGACTCGACCGACGGCATGCTCAACTTGGGAACGCACGAGGGACGTATCACTGCGACCGGCATTCGCGGGGGAGTCGCGCTGGATACCCATTCCGGGAACGCATCCGTCGCCTTCGAGGACTTTTCCGCGTCGAGTACGGCGGAGACCCACTCGGGCACGCTGCGCTTCTCTTTGCCCGCGAAGACCGGGTTCGTGCTCCGGACGGACCTCGACAGCACCGACCTCACTATCGATGAGGCCTTCGGCTCCCCTTCAACGGAAGATGAGGGCCGCGCCTTCAACGGCGGCGGGCCGACGCTCACCCTCGATGCCCCTCCTGAGGCCGTCACGGTGCGCCCTCTTGAGGCGTACGAAGGCTCCGAGCAGCGTTAA
- a CDS encoding DUF4097 domain-containing protein produces the protein MLRSAPALRLLLAATILILVAAPSVVAQDPARTVGDAVPLAADGEVTVGNHEGTITVTTWERDRVRYEAEIMPTDEDPDAEKVTIRTRTGGDRFRIATDHEDGDDESTVFGFDEDGFRWGGIDMPAVHYTIKMPRSAALSLDDHESTIEVTGLSGELRIDTHEGSITIADQSGAVAIDSHESSIAITNQNGDVTLDTHEGRMDLRNITGRLSVDTHEGDLAVEELDGSLRFDAHDGTVSASFAAMTDDVQIDTHDGNATLTIPPTSGFDLNTDFDDDVDLSSDFDLSAIRIGEEDEPNYRGDVNGGGPELYLEADDGDFALRAR, from the coding sequence ATGCTCCGATCCGCACCCGCTCTTCGCCTCCTGCTCGCCGCCACCATCCTCATCCTGGTTGCGGCCCCCTCCGTCGTCGCGCAAGACCCGGCCCGCACCGTGGGTGACGCGGTGCCCCTCGCCGCCGACGGGGAGGTCACCGTCGGTAACCATGAGGGCACCATCACCGTCACCACCTGGGAGCGCGACCGCGTGCGGTACGAGGCCGAGATTATGCCGACCGACGAGGACCCCGACGCCGAGAAGGTGACGATCCGGACCCGCACAGGCGGCGATCGGTTCCGGATCGCTACAGACCATGAGGACGGGGACGACGAATCGACGGTCTTCGGCTTCGACGAGGACGGGTTTCGGTGGGGCGGCATCGACATGCCGGCCGTCCACTACACGATCAAAATGCCGCGGTCTGCGGCCCTCAGCCTCGACGATCACGAGTCGACCATCGAGGTGACCGGCCTCTCAGGGGAGCTCCGAATCGACACGCACGAGGGCTCGATCACCATCGCCGACCAGAGCGGTGCGGTTGCAATCGACAGTCACGAGAGCTCGATTGCTATCACGAACCAGAACGGCGACGTCACGCTCGATACCCACGAGGGGCGCATGGATCTCCGCAACATCACCGGCCGCCTGTCGGTGGACACCCACGAGGGGGACCTCGCCGTCGAGGAACTGGATGGCAGCCTTCGGTTCGATGCACACGACGGCACGGTCTCCGCGTCGTTCGCAGCAATGACCGACGATGTGCAGATCGACACCCACGATGGCAACGCGACCCTCACTATTCCTCCCACCTCAGGATTCGACCTCAACACCGACTTCGACGACGACGTGGATCTGAGCTCTGATTTTGACCTCTCCGCGATCCGGATCGGAGAGGAGGACGAGCCCAACTACCGGGGCGACGTCAACGGGGGCGGGCCCGAACTGTACCTCGAGGCCGACGATGGAGACTTCGCCCTCCGTGCCCGGTAG